DNA sequence from the Cytophagia bacterium CHB2 genome:
AATTGTTGCGCAATGGTTTTCATGCTGGCAATGCTCGACAGGCGATCCGCGCCCAAGCCGGCGACATAGGCAACGACAATTTCTTGTGTATCCTGCGGCGCCATGTTAAAAGGCCCCGAGGAAATCATGAAACGCCGATCGCCCGGGGCGTATGAATAGTCCGTGCCGAGACCGTCAATATGGCCGGCACCCGTGATCGGGTCACCCGCAAGCGGAAACGGGCCAGCCTCGACCTCGGGCGGATGAGCAAAACGTTGGTCCGGACCTTCCAACGGCGCAAAACCGCGCAGCATCTTGTACCAGAAAAGCGCATTCGTATAATAGCCACCATTCGGGTCGGTATATCGACTGGTGCTTGAAAAATTAGTAAACGTGAAGGAAGTCATATGTAAGTTTTCATAACCTGGTCGCAAAGAAAGATCGAAGTAACCTGTGTTGTTTGATGCCGGGATAACCGGCCCTTGCAGCAAAGAAAATCCGGCCGCCGGCGGCGGCATATTGAATTTTTGATATTCCAAATCAATTGCATTGGCATTGTAGACGTAGCCCAGGTCCAGCGTCGTGTCGCATCCAACCAAATCATCACGATTATCTCCCAAATCCGGATCGACCCACTGGCCGACGTACATGCTGTCCAACCAAAAGGCGCCGCGCGCGCCGCTATAAACGACTTCGACGCCGCCTTTATTGATAAAACGCACACGGCGAAAAAATACGCTGCCGAGCGCAGCATCGCTCTGGTATCCCCAGAGCGTTATCTGGATTTCCAAACCGGTTGGCTCAGAGCCAAACCGCCCGACAGAAGTTATCCTGTGCAAATCATTGCAGACTGTCCAAATAACTTGATCCGCCGGCCTATTCACATTTCCCAAAGCGATGCCAGGCTCATCGTAGTTGCCCGGAATCAAATCTTCATGCGTGAACGTGTCACTAAACGGCGGCGGCGCATCATATTTACCGTTTTTGTTGCGGTCAATAAAAGGCGCGCCCCGGCCCGGCAGCCACTCTTTCCAATCCTTCTCATAACGGTCGAAAACGGCTTGCATATGCTGTTGATTGACTTCGGTAATCTTGATTTCGTAAGACTCGGCTGCATCACGGCGCAATTCCTCGGTGAAATTGCCGTTAAAATCCCGAAAGGCCGTCCGCCAATCCCGCCGAATGCGATAAATACGGGCGCGGGGATCTAAAGAGGGATCGAGGGGCACAGCATTGGCGCCCCGGCCAATCACCCAGCCCTGACGCAGGCCAGACGAATAGTTTGAACCGCCAACGCGAATGTGCTGGCCGTATGGCGCAGGTTGAGTTTTGTTGGAGTCCACAAAAGCTTTGGAGCCGAAAATGAAGCCGTAGACATAGGTTGTCCAGGTCGTACCTCGTGGAAAATACGTTCCAAAACCTTTGGTTTGGCCATCATAGGTTGCCCACGTCCAGAGATTGTTGATGTTGAGGATTTGATAACGGTTTGGTTCGTACGCGGAGGAGGCGCCACCGCGCGGTTGAGGTTTCTCGTGTTTCACCAGGTGTTGCGCTCCCAGTTGACCAATCAGGGCAATGCTCAAACTGGCGAATGCGAAAAGAGAACTTGGGCGAATAAACCAAAAACATCTGTTCATTGCAACCCTCCATTTGATGGGATGGGAATACGATAGATCAATTGACGGTGTGCTCCCCAGCACAAACCCATCTCAAGAATGTTTTAGAGCAATCTTCACCTGTTCCACGATATAGTCAATCTGAGTTCTCCCCAAAAACGAATGAAACGGCAGCGCAATCGTCGTTTCATAAAGTTGTTTGGAATTTGGGCAAACATCTGTTGCAGCAAAAAGCGGTTCGAGATGCTGCGCGTAGGTGCCGATGGTACTGTGAATACCTTTCTTCTTCAACTCCGCCATCAAATGATCGCGGAGTTTTTCGTTTTCGGCGCGGCAGACAAAGGCTTGATACGTGTGATAAGCTTTGGCATCAGTATACGGCAGCGCGAAGCCCGGCAAATGCGCCAGCGCTTGACGGTAGTGTTCGGCGGCTTCAACTCTCCTTTCCAGCAACGCCGGCAAATGGCGAAGCTGCTGCAAGCCAATCGCGCAATTGATGTCGCTCAACCTGAAATTGTACCCGAGCTGATGAAAGCCATAACGCAGCGGGCCGCCGGCTTTGTATTTGTCCGAAGCATCGACCCCGAGCGAAGAGAGCGCGCGCACTTTGCGGTAAAGCTCGGCATTATTCGTCACCACCGCGCCGCCTTCGCCGGTGGTGATGATCTTGCGCCCGTGAAACGAGTAGCACGCCAAATCCGAAAGCTCGCCGGGAACGATGCCGTCATGCTGCGCGCCGATGGCGCACGCCGCATCCTCAATTAAAGGCAGTCCGCGTTGCTTACACCAATTTGACAGTTCGCGCATCGGCGCCATTTGCCCAAAGGTGTGCACCACCATCACGGCTTTGGTTTTATGTGTCACTAGCCCGGCAAGTTTTTCCAACGCGATATTGTACGTGTCAAGCCGAACATCTGCGAAACGCGGCGTGGCGCCGGCGTGCATTACCGACATGCCGGAAGCGGGAAAAGAGAAATCGGCGACGATGACTTCATCGCCCGGTCCAATCTCAAGCGCGCGCACCGCCGCAAACAACGCCGAGGTGCAACTGTTCATCGCCACCGCATATTCACAGCGCGACAACTCAGCCAGTTTTTTCTCGAAACGCGCGGACTCGCCCCCGCATCCCGCCACCCAACCGGACTGCAAGACGCTTTCCACCGCGCTCAACGTGTCTTCGTCAAAATTGTGATGCACGAAGCGAATGCCGTCCACGCCGGTGCGCAAAACTTCTTCACGTTGGCTCTCCAGCGCCGGCAACTCATAGGCGCGCTTGCAGGACTCGCAGACAAATTGATGGAGATTGGTATTGGCAATGTGATAATCGCGATGCAAATGGCGGCCGCACACGCAAACATAACCGATGATTCTGGCAGGATTGCCCACCACCAGCGCATGCGGCGGCACATTCTTGATCACCACCGCGCCGGCGCCCACCATGCAATGCGCGCCCAGCCGCACGCCGCAGACGATCGTGGCATTCGCGCCAATTGACGCGCCTTTCTCCACCACGGTTTCCACCACGCGCCAATCGGTGTGATGCGAACGCGGCAGGAGATCGTTGGTGAATACGGCATTGGGTCCGAGAAAAACTTCGTCTTGCAACGTGACGCCGTGATACACCGACACGCCATTTTGGATTTTCACGCCGTCGCCGATGCTGACGTAATGATCGATATAAACATCTTTGCCAAGCACGCAATTCTTGCCGATTTTCGCGCCCTCACGTACATGAACATAGTGCCAAATCTTTGTGCCCGCGCCGATTTCTGCCTGTTCGGAGACGGCAGCGGTTTCATGAATGAAAATATCGTTTCGGCTGGAGTTCAAAGCAGCGTCCATGTTCTCTTTCGCCTTGTTGATTGAATCATTTTTTGTTCACTGGGAAGTAATAAACCAGCTCGCGCTTGTCTGCAGGCACGATCTCGAGCGCTCGCGTTTCGGCTTCCGGCCTGGTTTTGCCGCTGGCGATAATCATCCCTTCCAAAATTCCAAACCAGGCATTCTGAATGCCGATCATGTTGAAATGTTTCTTGAAAGATTTTGCGGCGCTTTTTCCCATTTCCTGATGATAGAAGACCAGCAGGTCGCGGCTTTTTCTGGTCAACGCATAAATTTCAGCGGCATATTCCTCGCGGCTCGCCTGCGTACGGAGATAGAACTTGAGCAAATCCATGTCGCTTTGCCGCTTTTCAGACGAATTAAAATTGGTGATGATGCCGATTTGTGATTTTGCTCTCTGATAAGCCTCGTTCAAACTTTGCCGAATCCCACTGCCGAACGACATCGAATAGGACGAAATCAAACCGTCGCAGATGATTGCTTCTTTGAATGGCAACAATACCGTATTGACCGCCAACGGCAGGTTTGCTCCGACCATTTCTTCAAATGAGCTGTAAAGCGCACGCACGCCATAGGCTTTTGCCGGCGCCTCACTGGTGAGAAAGACGGCATAGTCTTTCTGATAGCGTATGATGTAAAACATCCCTCGCATAAAATTTTTCCAACCCGCCACTATTTCCAACTCCGTTGCTGAGGCGCCGGCAGGATTTTGCGCCATAAAAGAATCGAATAACCGAGTCTGATCGTAAAGCGCGTTGCGAATCTCGATAATTTGCTCGAGGGTAAGCTTACGCAAGTCTTGTGGTGAAGCAAGATGAGGCGCCAGTCCGGTTTGTTGGCCGGCATAGACCAACAGCGGGTTGAACAGTTTATAGAACAACTCGACTTCGGCTTCAGGCAGTTTCATAAGGCAGGCAATCCCTTGTGATTGTGTAAATTTTTGTTCAACAATCTCTCAACCCGGAGGGGCGATTAAGATTTCGTATACCAATCAAGCGTGCGCCGCAAGCCGTCGTCAAAATTAACTTGCGGGGTGAAGCCCAAAATTTTTTGCGCGCGCTGAATGTCACCGCGATGGCGGCGCACGTCGGCCGGGCGCGCTTCGCGATATTCGATATGGCCGTCATAGTTGAAATAAGCGCAAATGCCGCGCACAACTTCCGCGATGCTGATTTCTTTGCCGGAGGCGAGATTGATCACTTGTCCGCGCGCGGCCGGTATTTCATAAGCCAAAAGCAAACCATTTACCGTATCCTCGACATAAATAAAATCGCGTGTCTGTTCGCCGTCGCCGTAAATCACCGGCATTTCGCCGCGCATAAGGCGCGCGGCAGTCAGTGGAATCACGGCTTCGAGACCGCGATCTTTGTTTTGGCGCGGGCCGTAATTGTTGAAGGGCCGGATGACGGAAACCTCAGCGCCAAAGGTATGCGCGTAACTCAACGCCATTAAATCTGCAGCAGCTTTGCCGGCGGCATACGGCGTGGCCGGCACATAAGGATGATTCTCATCCATCGGAAACGCTTGCGCGGTGCCATAGGCTTCCGAAGAGGAGCAATGAATCAACGTCTTGAACGCGCCCTTGCGTTGCAGATAAAGCAGCGTGCGCATGATCTCGACATTCACCAAGAACGCGCCTTCGGGATTGGTGAAACTGTAGAGCAGGGCCTTGGTGGCAAGGTTGAACACAACCTCGACGCGATGCTTGGCCGTGAGATGATCCATGATCGAGAGATCGGCCGCATCTTCACGATAAAAATGAAAGCGCTCCGATTGTTGCGCTGCCGCCAGATTATCCAGGCTTCCCAGAAATAGATTATCAACCACCACCACCGCGCCGGCGTCGCGCGCCAGCAACGCATCGACGAGATGGCTGCCGATGAAGCCGGCGCCGCCGGTGACCAGAATAGCTTTCTCTTTTATCATGTTCATGGAATATCTCTTTTTTGAAATCGCCACATCGCAAATCCAACCCCGGCCAAAAACACGCTTGCCAAAATTGCCGCAGAGCTTTTCGAGAAGTGGTTTTGCACCAGAATATCTTGAGATGAATAATAGTGGTACAATGAAAAGGGCAGCAAGCCGGCCATCACCGGCCAGATTTTGCCAAGGACCTGAACGATATACGAAACCAACGCCAAAAAAAACGCCGTGCCCACCACATGCCCGCTTTCACGCCCGAAAACCGAGAACAAAAGCGTGAGTCCGTACCAGGCGCTCTGCAAAAGAAAAAAGTTGAACACCACCTGCACGAGCGGGCGCAGTTCCAGCAGGCCGAGTGCAAATGTCCGTTGACCGGCCAGCGTGCCAATCATGCCCGCAGCACTCAACGCGGCGATGGCAAAAAGTGCAAAGGCAACTTGCGCGTTCAAGTATTGCCAGCGCGCCAGCGGCTGGCTGAGCAGGAGTTCCATCCCGCCGCTTTCAATTTCTCCCGCGATTGCACGAGTGGCAGGCACGATGGCGACAGCGGCGCCCAACGCCAGCGTCACAGGATGATTCCATCCAAAGGCCAGCAGGCCGCGCGTTGTCATACCCGCCAGCACTTGTTCGCTGATGAAATTCTGCGCGGCGGGCGGCAGGGATTTCATCACTTCGGTGAGAATCGCCGGGATATTGAACGTTGATACCAGAGCACACAACATGAATTCGAAGCCGCAAAGCAGCAAACTCGCGGCGGCGAGGAAAAGCAAATGGCGCCGAATCAGGCGATTGAGCAAGTTAAACATTAGGCGGACGATCGGATTTGTTGTAGAAACTCAGAAAAATGTCTTCCAACTCCGGCTCCGGAAAAACGAGATGCTCAATCTCCACTTGCGCCAGAGCGCGCAAAACGGCATTGATCTCGCCTCGTACCCAAAGCACAACCTCTCTTCCCTGAACCTGTGTGCGCACGACGCCGGGACAGGTGAGCACGCTTTGCGGCGCGGCCGCGCGAAAGCGCACTTGTAGACGCCGCAGCATTTTGTCGCGCAAAGCGGCCATGGATTCGATCGCAACGATTTCACCGGCGCGCAAAATCGCGATGCTGCTGCAAACGGCTTCCACTTCGGAAAGCACGTGTGACGAAAAGAACACCGCCCGGCCGCGGGCAGAAAAATCAAGAATGATTTCGCGAAAGGCTTGTTGCATTAACGGGTCGAGGCCGGTGGTCGGTTCATCCAGCAGCAGGAGGTCCGGATCATGCTGCATGGCCACGAGCAACCCAATCTTTTGCCTGGTGCCGTGAGATAGATGCTTGATTTTGCGCGAGAGTACTTCCCGGCTCACTTCGAAGGCCTTGAGAAGTTTTTGCCGCAGGACTGGAGGCCGTTGCGGGCGAAAGCCGGCAAAGAAGTCCAACAACTGTTGGGCGCTCATATCGGCATAGAAATGCAATTCGCCCGGGAGATACCCCATCGCGCCGCGCATGTGCGGCAGGAAATTCTTCTCGCCGAAGAGGCGAACCTCGCCGCTGTCGGCATGCACCAAGCCGGCAATCAGGCGCAACGTCGTGGTTTTGCCGGCGCCGTTCGGGCCGAGATACCCAAAAATCTCGCCGGCAGCAACCTTGAAACTGACATTGTGCAAGGCGCGAATCTTGCCGTAGGATTTTGTGAGCTGCTCAATTTGCAGCATGTCCACGTGCATCTATTCTCCGATTCAAACTGCGTCAGATTCGTTTGCCAGCGGTGTGTGATGCCAGGTCTCCTTCACGCAACCTTCTACTCCGCTGCATCATCGGATCGCTGATCGAACTCGATTTCTTCCTTCTGAAAAAACGGGAGCGCCGGGCAAATCGTCTCATCGTCGTCGCCCAAAATCTTTTCCAAACCCAGCCAACCGCCATCGCCTGCGCGAACCCATACATGCTCACCGGATTGCGGTTGCACTGTCACGCTCACGATTCTGATGCGTTGCCCGCGATATTGTGAGAACGCGCAGGGATAAGGCAAGGTCTGCGCGCGAATGAAATTGTAAATCCGCTGCGCCGGCCAGCGCCAATCGATCAAACCATCTTCCGGCAAGCGCGGACGGAAATAGGTGGCATGCGCTTCATCCTGAGGCCACGAGGCGGCCGTGCCCTGGAGAATCTTGGGCACATGCGCCACCACAATTCTCCCCGAAGCCGTGTTGAGTTTTTCAATCAAGTGCGCGACGTTTTCATGCTCGTCAATCGGTACGGGTGTTTGCGCAATAATTCTGCCGGCATCAACTTTGTCTTCGAGATAAAACAAAGAAGCGCCGGTTTCGCGCTCACCATTGAGGATGGCCCACACCAGCGGCGAACCGCCGCGATACTTCGGCAACAGCGACCAGTGAATGCCAACCGTCCCCAGCGGCGCCAACGCCCGCACCCGCGCCGGGATGAGATGATACCATCCGATCACGACCAGCAATTGCGGCTCCCAACTCGCAAGCGTCGACAGAATTGCTTCATCAAACTTGCGAGTAAAGGTCAATACCGGCACACCGAAACGTTCCTGGAACAAGTGAAAATCGCGGTGGCGCCGGTTCTGGACTCTGCCTTTGGCATAGGAAATTTCGAACTCCGGCAAACCGGTTACAATACCGGCGACCGGCAATCCGGCCAGCAACATTTGTTCAAGACAGTGATAGCCGGTATCCGTCGTGCCGAAAAAAACGATGCTCATGATTTCACAAAATCCTTGAGGAGCCCCGTGACAATCTTCTCCTTTTTGATATGCCTGACCAGATCCAGAAAATAGCTGCGCGCGCCATAACCCTTGCCAACGTGATTTGCCAGCGCTTCCGGCTGGTGTTGCAGCGGTTTGCATTCTTGATAATGCGCTACTGATTCGGTATTGAGGTAAAGATGTAGGGGATGAAAGTTGAAATTGCAGCGAAAACGCTCAAGCGCCAGCAGACTCTCATCAAACGCAACGCCGGGTTCGACCGTGAACCAGATATCGTCTTCCCAGAAAATCGGCACACGCCACAGACCATTGTAATGCTGAAAGGCCGGGGCTTGGGGAATTTTATAACACAAGAGATTGCGGTCGTAAGTGCAACCGTATTGTTTGAAGAGATTGAGGATCGGTGTGCTGCTCGTCATGGCATGGCTAGACACGCCTTCGGCTTGCGGATAGAGCCGGCGCAAGGCGCGCAACATACTCTCGTAACCGGAAATCGTGGTTTCATTGAAATTGGGATGAAGGCCGATTTCGAGTTCGGCGCTGGTGTGGCGCGTGAGGCTAGCATAATGGCCTGTTGCAAAAACAGTACAGGGGAAATTGTGTTCGCGAAATAATTCGAGGGCGTATTGCAGGATTTCTTCATGACACCAATCCGTGTCCATGGAGAAATAGATGATGCGAGGTTTTGAGATTGAAGCAGGCAAATTTTAATGTCACTCAATGACTGCTCACAAACACTGAAGCTTAGTCTGATGCCAATGCGCCCGGCTCACTTGATGCTTGACAATTCAAGGCGATTGCAGCTTCTTCCGCTCTGAAAAAACGCAACGATAGAATGGGTAACCGCGATTGTTTTGGTGCGTCGTGGCCACGGCATCTGCCGCGAAAAAGCCACGGCTGAGCCGTGGCTGATCATAATTGCATGCACAGATCAAAATTCATCAGAAGTATAAGACGCGCTTACCTCAAAGTCAAGTTAGAGGATTGAAACCCAAAGCGACGAGCCGCAACCAAAAAGCTTCTGGGTAAGCGGATAAAGTAAACACGTATCCGCTTACAGAAAAGTTTTTGCTTTAAAAGCAACGATTTCACTTGTGATGGACTAGCCATCCCGGTTTACTGCTGGTGCGCCGCCCAATCCTGGCAAAGTTGCACGAGCAAGCGCACGCCCCAGCCCGTTCCTTTGGTGGGACAAAGCGGCGTGGTTTCCTGCGGAAACGCCACCGCGGCAATGTCGAGATGCGCCCATTTGTACCCATTGACGAAGGCTGCCAGAAACGCCGCACCGTGACTTGCGCCGGCGCCAACTTTCTTGGAGGAAATATTGCGCAAATCGGCAATTTCGCTGGCAAGGTTCTTGGTGAATTCCGGGAACAGCGGCAATTCCCACACGCGTTCGCCGCTTGTTTGCGCTGCTTGCTTGATGTTATCGCTCAGATCCGAGTCATTTGAGAACAATCCGGCAGCAGCTTCACCAAGCGCATAAAATACGGATCCGGTCAAGGTGGCAAGATCGATAACGGCCGCGGGGGCGAAACGGCTGGCGTACGCCAGTGCGTCCGCCAAAATCAACCGGCCTTCGGCATCGGTATCTGCGACTTCGATGGTTTTGCCATTCGAGGCGCGCACAATGTCACCGGGCCGCAACGCCTGCCCGCTGGGCATGTTTTCAACCAACGGAAGCAGGCAAACAAGATGGAGTGGTGTGCGCAACTGCGCCAGGCAGCAAATCGCGGACAGCGCGGTCGCCGCGCCGGACATGTCGAATTTCATTTCCTCCATGGCCTTCGACGATTTGATCGAAAGGCCGCCGCTGTCAAATGTCACGCCTTTGCCAATCAAAACAATTGTATCCGCGGAATCGGGTTGGTGATTTTCGAGCACGACGAAGCGCGGCGGGTTGTTGCTGCCCTGCGCCACGGCCAGCAACGCGCCCATGCGCAGCTCGCGGATCATGTTTTCATCAAATACGCGACATGAGATTCCGGCTTCCGCGGCCTTCATTTGTGCAATCTGTGCAAACAACTCGGGCGTGAGGTCGTTGGACGGCATGTTCTGCAAATCTCTGGCGCAACACGTCCACGTTGCGAACACCCGGCCGTGTTCAACTCCCGCTGTTGCTTCCGTCTGCTGCCGCGAATTCTCCACGGCAATAGTCAAGCGTTGCAAGGGCTGATCACGAGGCCCGGCTTTTGATTTGTATTTGACGAATTGATAATTCGCCAAAAGCGCGGCTTCGGCGAGCAAGCGCGCCGCCTCGCCTGCTCCGAACTGATCGGTGAGTGCACCGCCCAGCGGCACACAAATTTCCTGCACGCCGAGCTTACGCGCGGCAGCCACGGCATTGGCGATGACACGCTGCAGGTGCGGCCCGTCCTTCAGCTTTTCGACCTCACCTTCTCTCCTGCCCAAACCGGCAAGCAAAACGCGTTGTGCAGGAGCCTCTTCCGGATGAAACCAGACAACTTCTTCGGCGTTGCCGTGAAAATCACCAAGCCGGTGCAATTTGTTAATGGCGGGCAGGTGTTTTGATTTTCCAGCAAGGTTGAAAATTTGCAAATCGGATTTCGCGGTTGCCGGCGGGGTGAGCAGAAGCAATGCGGCGCAGGAAATTGTGTCCGGGTGAGCGGTTTTGATGGTGATTTCCATGGTTCCTCCGTTGTGGTTGTGCAAGATGAAAGTGCTGTTGATTGATCGCTATGTTGTTGGGAAATCGTGTGGCGTTTTTCCTCGCTTGGAGAAATGGATCTCTCAAAGAACGGGACGGTTAAATGAAGACCTTATCCAACTGATAAAAGCTGCCAACGGGTTTTGTCTGAAGCTTGGAATGGTTTTATCCAAAATGGTTTTGCCTATTCCGCCGTGCTGCTCACAACGTTTGAGGTTTCGGCCCGCTGCAAATTGGTTTGAACAATTTATGCTCGGTGCATCCAGAATTTTGCCGGAACGAAATTTTTGAAGTATGCCGCGAGGGCAGCAGGCGTTAGGAGGCCGTTTTCGGTCAATATGCCGATCCCCGGCGCGAGCGCGATTTCTTCAAAATAAAAATTGTGAAGCAACACGTTTGCCGGCGCGTGCGGCCAGATTTCGTCAGGCAAATGCCCGGCTTCCTCCTGCAGGTGAAGGCGGGAGGGCCAGCATTTGTTTGTTTGTGAAACAATGAACACCGGTTTGCCGTGCTGCCCGGCCAAATTCACCAGGCTGGCAGTACCGATTTTGTTCACGAAGACATTTTCGGAGATGCGATCAGCGCCGAGCAGAACGCCATCAACCGCAGCAATGAAGCGACCGCGTGCATCATCAACAAAAAAGTGAACCATGATGCCGGCTTGGGCCAGCCGTTCCGCCATGCGCCGGCCTTCGTTCATGGGGCGCGCTTCGCTGATAAAAACTTCCAACGAGGCGTTTGCGGTTTGCGCATGTTGCAGCGCGGCCGCAACAGCGCTGCTGTAGCTATGCGTCATCACGCGCCGCCAGGAGGAAATGGCCTGGCTGGCATGTTGCGCCATCAAGCTCTCCCGGGAAGGAGCATGCGCCAACTCTTCATCGAGAATTTTGAGAATCTCGTTTCGGGGTTGCGCAGGTTCGCCGCATTCCAGCGCCAACGCCAGGCGATTGCAGAGATTATACAACGGCGCCATCATGCTTTGCGCTTGCAGCAGGCCGTGCAGCCAATGCGGCCAATCGCGCAGCGCCTCGGGGCCCTCGGCCAAACTGGCGAAGTGATCGCGCAACGTTCGCACTGCGCGCACATAAATTTCACCAGCGCCGGAACGGTTGTCGGCGGCTAGGGATCGCCAGGCAGCAAAAACATCACTTGAAATGCGCGCCGGGGAATACATAACAGAAAAGAATGCACTTTGATTTATCGAATAGAAAAATTAATTTTCTCATATGATAAAAATCACCGGGTTCATCTGGCGTTGGGAAATCGTTGACAAACTCGCTATGAAAAAAAATAAACGCAAAGTCGAACCGCTTCCGGAGCAGTTCAAAAGCTTTGAAGCGCTTGCAGATTTTTGGGACAGGCCTGATTTAACGGACTACGAGAATCAACTTGAAGACGTCCGTTATGCGATTTCCCCAAACCCAAACGTCAATTCGTCGTCACCTTGTCCGACGAATTGACGCAAGCCATGAAACGAGCCGTACAACGCGAGGGGGTCTCCATGCAGACGCTGGTCAATCTCTGGGTGCAAGAGCGTCTCCAGCGCTATTCACCCACTTCTTGATGAATCCTTTTCGCTGGCGCGGCACGCAACAAGTCAAGAAACCATTCAAACAAAAAAAGGAGAAAGCCAGCTTCACTTTCTCCTTTACTCCCGCCTCAAAGCGAACAGGCCGGCTCACATCACCGAGCGCGCCAAATCTTGAAATGCTTCCATCCAGCGCGCCGGCGCAATGCCGAGCTGAATTGTTCCAAAAATCGCGATGATCAATGCCAGGCCCACGGCCGGCAGCCGTTCGAGCGCCAGCTCTTCTCCCGCGGTCTCGGATTTCTGCATAAACATGACCACGACAACGCCGAGATAGTAGTACAGGCTGATCATCGAATTGATCACCCCGAGAATCACCAGCCAGATGTAACCGGATTGCACCGCGGCCGAAAACACATAAAATTTGCTCATGAAGCCGGCGGTAATCGGAATGCCGGCGAGCGAGAACATGAAAATCGCCATGGCCACCGCGGCAAACGGGCGATAGAACGCCAGGCCGCGATAATCGCTGATATTCACCAACTCATGCTCGGTCTTTGAGAGAAACGCGACAACGCCGAATGCGCCGATGTTCATAAAGGTATAGCTCAACAAATAATACAGCACCGCCGAACTGCCCAATTCATTATTTGCCAGCACGCCGATCAAAATGTAACCCGCATGGGCAATCGAAGAATAGGCCAGCATGCGTTTGATATTTTCCTGGCGCAAGGCGACAATGTTGCCGACCGTCATGGTGGCGACGGCGACGATCCAGAAAATGTGCTGCCAGTTCACCTGACTCATCATGCCGGAAGAAATCACCACGCGCAGCAACGCCGCAAACGCTGCGGCTTTTGAACCGGTGGCCATGAAGGCGGAGACCGGCGTGGGCGCGCCCTGATAAACATCCGGCGCCCAGGTGTGAAACGGCGCGAGCGCAATCTTGAAGCCGAAGCCGGCCACCATCAACGCCAAACCGGCGGTGAGCAACGGCGTTTCGAGCAGGTTGCGTGTTTTAACGGCCTCTGCCAGCGCATTCAAGCTGGCGCTGCCCACGCTGCCGTAAACCAAGGCAATGCCGTACAGCAGAAAGCCGCTGGCAAATGCGCCCAATAGAAAGTATTTGAAGGAAGCTTCGATGCTTTTTTTGTCGGTGCGGCGGAAACCTGCCAGAACAT
Encoded proteins:
- a CDS encoding NADH-quinone oxidoreductase subunit N, translated to MMNDSLTIAQIIFNLAPILSLTVTGFIVLILGMLFPRMYRETLAAVVLFGFGVAVFYAVQNWNESVSLFHGMISVDKFSNGFICLFVIAASLTLLLSINALENTSTLASEFFALIIFATVGMALMAASGHLLTLFLGLETLSISLYVLAGFRRTDKKSIEASFKYFLLGAFASGFLLYGIALVYGSVGSASLNALAEAVKTRNLLETPLLTAGLALMVAGFGFKIALAPFHTWAPDVYQGAPTPVSAFMATGSKAAAFAALLRVVISSGMMSQVNWQHIFWIVAVATMTVGNIVALRQENIKRMLAYSSIAHAGYILIGVLANNELGSSAVLYYLLSYTFMNIGAFGVVAFLSKTEHELVNISDYRGLAFYRPFAAVAMAIFMFSLAGIPITAGFMSKFYVFSAAVQSGYIWLVILGVINSMISLYYYLGVVVVMFMQKSETAGEELALERLPAVGLALIIAIFGTIQLGIAPARWMEAFQDLARSVM
- a CDS encoding leucyl aminopeptidase, which codes for MEITIKTAHPDTISCAALLLLTPPATAKSDLQIFNLAGKSKHLPAINKLHRLGDFHGNAEEVVWFHPEEAPAQRVLLAGLGRREGEVEKLKDGPHLQRVIANAVAAARKLGVQEICVPLGGALTDQFGAGEAARLLAEAALLANYQFVKYKSKAGPRDQPLQRLTIAVENSRQQTEATAGVEHGRVFATWTCCARDLQNMPSNDLTPELFAQIAQMKAAEAGISCRVFDENMIRELRMGALLAVAQGSNNPPRFVVLENHQPDSADTIVLIGKGVTFDSGGLSIKSSKAMEEMKFDMSGAATALSAICCLAQLRTPLHLVCLLPLVENMPSGQALRPGDIVRASNGKTIEVADTDAEGRLILADALAYASRFAPAAVIDLATLTGSVFYALGEAAAGLFSNDSDLSDNIKQAAQTSGERVWELPLFPEFTKNLASEIADLRNISSKKVGAGASHGAAFLAAFVNGYKWAHLDIAAVAFPQETTPLCPTKGTGWGVRLLVQLCQDWAAHQQ